A genomic region of Raphanus sativus cultivar WK10039 chromosome 6, ASM80110v3, whole genome shotgun sequence contains the following coding sequences:
- the LOC108809113 gene encoding uncharacterized protein LOC108809113: MAEFICLYGKDSASIVIKQPKRSPLFSRMIVLVFAMVCGLYICSVCLKQFSFQTSQLVPSPITTRIHYPKPQTFNRSECGHNPVRFFAILSMQRSGSGWFETLLNSHDNVSSNGEIFSVLDRRRNVSCIVETLDRVYNLDWFTSASKNECSAAIGFKWMLNQGLLDNHEEIVDYFNRRGVSAIFLFRRNPLRRMVSLLANAYDRYAKLLNGTHKSHVHSPEEADALSRYKPVINSTSLIHDLQETESLAAKALECFNTTRHMVVFYEDLITNTTRLEQVQEFLNIPVKNLSSRQVKIHRGDLSVHIKNWEDINKTLSGTEYEKFLRADY; this comes from the exons ATGGCGGAGTTCATCTGTTTATACGGAAAG GACAGTGCATCGATTGTAATAAAACAACCGAAGAGATCGCCTCTGTTCTCAAGAATGATAGTTTTGGTGTTTGCAATGGTCTGTGGTCTCTACATTTGCTCCGTCTGCTTAAAACAGTTTAGTTTCCAAACCTCACAACTCGTTCCAAGCCCTATCACTACTCGGATTCATTACCCAAAGCCACAGACTTTCAACAGATCTGAATGCGGGCACAATCCGGTGAGGTTCTTTGCGATACTCTCGATGCAGAGATCAGGGAGCGGCTGGTTCGAAACGCTGTTGAACAGCCACGACAATGTGAGCTCCAACGGAGAGATCTTCTCGGTTTTGGACAGGAGAAGGAACGTTTCTTGCATCGTTGAGACGCTTGACAGAGTCTATAATCTTGATTGGTTTACGAGCGCTTCGAAGAACGAATGCTCTGCTGCGATTGGATTCAAATGGATGCTTAACCAGGGATTGTTGGATAACCACGAGGAGATTGTTGATTACTTTAACCGGAGAGGCGTCTCTGCTATATTCTTGTTCAGAAGGAATCCTCTGAGGAGAATGGTTTCTCTGCTGGCTAATGCTTATGATCGTTACGCTAAGCTTTTGAATGGAACTCATAAGTCTCATGTTCATTCTCCTGAAGag GCAGATGCACTTTCTAGGTACAAGCCTGTGATCAACTCAACATCGTTGATCCATGATTTGCAAGAAACAGAGAGTTTAGCTGCAAAGGCTTTGGAATGTTTTAATACCACTCGTCATATGGTTGTCTTCTATGAAGATCTTATAACGAATACAACG AGACTGGAACAAGTTCAAGAGTTTTTGAACATTCCTGTGAAGAATTTGTCAAGCAGACAGGTGAAGATACACAGGGGAGATTTGTCAGTTCACATCAAGAACTGGGAAGATATAAACAAGACGTTGAGTGGGACTGAGTATGAGAAGTTTCTACGAGCAGattactag
- the LOC108808476 gene encoding uncharacterized protein LOC108808476, which produces MEWATVQHLDLRHVGRGVSKPLQPHTAAFHPTQAVIAVAVGSHIMEFDALTGCKIASIDIGSPAVRMLYSPTSSNAVVAILEDCTIRSCDFETEQTCVLHSPEKRSEHISSDTEVHLAVTPLQPVVFFGFPKRMSVTVVGTVEGGRAPTKIKTDLKKPIVNIACHPRLPVLYVAYAEGLIRAYNIHTYAVHYTLQLDNTIKLIGASAFAFHPTLEWIFVGDRRGTLLAWDVSTERPNMIGITQVGSQPITSISWLPMLRVLVTVSKDGSLQAWKTRVIINPNRPSTQTNFFEPAAMESIDIPRILSQQGGEAVYPLPRIKTLEVHTKLNLAALIFANMAGNENTQNRAAQTREGRKQLFAVLQSARGSSASVLKEKLSSMGSSGILAEHQLQALLQEQHHKGQNQLTISDIARKAFLYSHFMEGHAKTAPISRLPLITVMDTKDQLKDIPVCQPFHLELNFFNKPNRVLHYPMRAFYIEGLNLMAHNLCSGTDSIYKKLYTSIPGNVEYHSKQIVYSRKRHLFLVVYEFSGATNEVVLYWENTGSQLPNSKGSTAKGCDAAFVGPNDDQFVILDEDKTGLSMYILPKLTTIEENEKNLLSEENQTKEENPSAIQGPQQFLFETEVDRVFSTPIESTLMFACNGTQIGLAKLFQGYRLSASDGHYISTQGEGRKSIRLKKHEIALQVQWQETPRGYVAGVLTTQRVLMVSADFDILASSSTKYDRGLPSFRSLLWIGPALLFSTTTSVCMLGWDGKVRTILSISTPYSALVGALNDRLLLANPTDISPKQKKGIEIKSCLVGLLEPLLIGFSTMQQTFQQKLDLSEILYQITTRFDSLRITPRSLDILASSPPVCGDLAVSLAQAGPQFNQVLRCTYAIKALRFSTALSVLKDEFLRSRDYPKCPPTSLLFQRFRQLGYACIKYGQFDYAKETFEVIGDYESLLDLFICHLNPSAMRRLAQKLEEESGDPELRRYCERILRVRSTGWTQGIFANFAAESMVPKGPEWGGGNWDIKTPTDMKSIPQWELAGEVMPYMKSDDGTIPSIVADHIGVYLGCVKGRVNVVEIKEDSLVSKPGGLLSSLGKPLSDKPLALPAGESSSLMGLESLGKQNVADEQAKAAEEFKKTMYGAAGDGSSSDEEGVPKTKKLQIRIREKPASTTVDVNKLKEATRTFKLGDGLGLPMNRTRSTSAGSQDLGEMLSQPSPSTTAPVSASAPVDPFAMSSWTQPPQPVSQPAPSGTGMVAGPIPEDFFQNTIPSVEVAKTLLPAGTYLSKMDQIAQAAKNAPNQANNTTQPDIGLPGGGVPPTTQQPGPPYQNVGLPDGGVPPQFPGQTQGTPQLPGQTQGAPQVPAYSQPLDLSVLGVPNTDSGKPPGQPTSPPASVRPGQVPRGAAAPICFKTGLAHLEQNQLPDALSCFDEAFLALAKDQSRGADIKAQATICAQYKIAVTLLREILRLQRVQGASALSAKDEMARLSRHLASLPLLAKHRINCIRTAIKRNMEVQNYGYSKQMLELLLSKAPASKQEELRGLVDLCVQRGTSNKSIDPLEDPSQLCSATLSRLSTIGYDVCDLCGAKFAALSSPGCIICGMGSIKRSDALAGPAPVSTPFG; this is translated from the exons ATGGAATGGGCAACGGTGCAGCATCTGGATCTGCGCCACGTAGGTCGCGGTGTCAGCAAGCCGCTTCAACCTCATACGGCGGCGTTTCATCCCACGCAGGCCGTTATCGCTGTGGCCGTCGGCTCTCACATAATGG AGTTTGATGCGTTAACGGGATGTAAGATCGCGTCGATTGATATCGGATCTCCAGCTGTTAGGATGCTGTATAGTCCTACTAGCAGCAACGCCGTCGTTGCTATTCTTGAG gattgtaCGATTAGGTCTTGTGACTTTGAAACGGAGCAGACTTGTGTCTTGCACTCACCTGAGAAGAGGAGTGAGCACATTTCCTCTGATACTGAAGTTCATCTCGCTGTGACGCCACTCCAGCCTGTTGTCTTTTTTGGGTTCCCCAAAAGAATGAGTGTCACAG TTGTTGGAACTGTTGAAGGTGGAAGAGCTCCGACGAAAATTAAGACAGACCTGAAGAAACCTATTGTGAACATTGCTTGCCATCCTCGACTTCCTGTCCTG TATGTAGCGTATGCAGAGGGGTTGATTCGAGCCTACAACATTCATACTTATGCTGTTCATTATACACTACAGC TGGATAATACTATTAAACTCATCGGTGCCAGTGCATTTGCTTTTCACCCGACACTAGAATGGATTTTTGTTGGAGATAGGAGGGGTACACTTTTAGCCTGGGATGTTTCAACTGAAAGACCCAATATGATTGGAAT TACGCAAGTGGGTTCGCAACCCATCACCTCTATTTCTTGGCTTCCTATGTTGCGGGTACTTGTCACTGTGTCCAAGGATGGTTCTCTTCAAGCGTGGAAGACTCGAGTTATAATAAATCCTAACAGGCCTTCGACACAAACTAACTTTTTTGAGCCTGCCG ctATGGAATCAATAGACATTCCTCGAATTCTCTCTCAACAGGGTGGGGAAGCTGTTTACCCTTTACCACGAATCAAAACTTTAGAAGTTCATACAAAGCTGAACTTAGCAGCTTTGATTTTTGCA AACATGGCGGGTAATGAGAACACTCAAAATCGAGCAGCTCAGACCAGGGAAGGAAGAAAGCAGCTCTTTGCAGTTCTGCAAAGTGCTAGGGGATCGTCAG CTTCTGTTCTAAAGGAAAAGCTTTCATCTATGGGTTCCTCTGGAATTTTAGCCGAGCATCAACTCCAAGCTCTGCTACAAGAGCAACATCACAAGGG CCAAAATCAGCTAACAATATCAGATATTGCACGGAAGGCATTCCTGTATAGT CATTTTATGGAGGGTCATGCCAAAACTGCTCCCATATCAAGGTTACCCCTTATTACCGTCATGGATACAAAGGATCAACTAAAAGACATTCCTGTTTGCCAG CCATTCCATTTGGAGCTGAATTTCTTCAACAAGCCAAATAGGGTCCTTCATTATCCTATGAGGGCCTTTTATATCGAGGGCCTTAACCTCATGGCACACAATCTCTGTTCTGGAACGGACAGCATCTACAAGAAGCTGTACACATCG attccCGGAAATGTAGAATATCACTCGAAACAAATTGTTTACAGTCGTAAAAGGCACCTCTTTCTGGTTGTCTATGAATTCAGTGGTGCTACAAATGAAGTTGTGCTTTACTGGGAAAATACAGGTTCTCAGCTGCCTAACAGTAAAGGAAGCACTGCTAAAG GTTGTGATGCTGCCTTTGTCGGCCCAAATGATGATCAGTTTGTAATTCTCGACGAGGATAAGACAGGGCTGTCTATGTACATCCTCCCAAAACTTACCACAATCGAAGAGAATGAGAAGAATTTGTTATCTGAAGAGAACCAAACCAAGGAGGAGAATCCTTCTGCAATTCAGGGTCCTcaacaatttttgtttgagaCAGAAGTTGATCGTGTTTTTTCCACACCGATAG AGTCCACTCTGATGTTTGCTTGTAATGGAACCCAAATTGGGCTGGCAAAGCTGTTTCAAGGCTACCGTCTCTCAGCTTCAGATGGTCATTATATTTCAACACAAGGCGAAGGACGAAAATCAATCAGGTTGAAGAAACATGAAATTGCTCTTCAG gTTCAATGGCAAGAAACACCCAGAGGATATGTCGCAGGGGTATTAACAACCCAAAGGGTGCTGATGGTGTCTGCGGATTTTGATATATTGGCAAGCAGTTCGACAAAATATGATAGAGGCCTACCATCA TTTAGATCTCTTCTATGGATCGGGCCTGCCCTACTCTTTTCGACAACAACTTCTGTGTGTATGCTTGGCTGGGATGGGAAAGTGAGGACCATTCTTTCTATAAGTACACCATACTCAG CCCTGGTTGGTGCTCTGAATGACCGCCTTTTGCTCGCTAATCCCACTGATATAAGTCCGAAGCAGAAAAAAGGGATTGAAATCAAGAGCTGTCTTGTTGGGCTACTTGAACCACTTTTAATTGGATTTTCGACAATGCAACAGACGTTTCAGCAGAAACTGGACCTCTCTGAAATATTGTATCAAATAACAACAAG ATTTGATAGTTTGCGAATTACTCCAAGATCTCTTGATATTCTTGCTAGTAGCCCTCCAGTATGTGGAGATCTTGCTGTGTCACTAGCTCAAGCAGGCCCGCAGTTCAACCAG GTATTACGTTGTACATATGCAATCAAGGCTCTTCGGTTCTCCACCGCTTTGTCAGTATTAAAGGACGAGTTCTTGCGTTCAAGAGACTATCCAAAATGTCCTCCAACATCTCTTTTATTCCAGAGATTCCGGCAGCTTGGATATGCCTGTATCAA ATATGGTCAGTTTGATTATGCAAAGGAAACTTTCGAAGTAATAGGTGACTACGAGAGCCTGCTAGATCTTTTCATATGCCACCTGAACCCCAGTGCTATGCGGCGTCTTGCCCAGAAATTGGAAGAAGAAAGCGGAGATCCTGAGCTGAGGCGATATTGTGAAAGGATTTTACGAGTACGGTCTACAGGATGGACCCAGGGGATTTTTGCTAATTTCGCAGCTGAGAGTATGGTTCCAAAAGGACCAGAATGGGGTGGTGGCAACTGGGATATAAAGACTCCAACCGACATGAAGAGCATACCTCAATGGGAGCTAGCTGGGGAAGTAATGCCATACATGAAGAGTGATGATGGAACCATACCCTCAATAGTAGCTGATCATATCGGTGTCTATTTGGGTTGCGTCAAAGGCAGAGTTAATGTGGTGGAGATTAAAGAAGACAGCTTAGTTTCTAAACCTGGAGGGCTTCTTAGTTCCTTGGGTAAACCTCTATCGGATAAACCGTTGGCACTTCCTGCTGGTGAGTCCAGTTCCTTAATGGGTCTGGAATCTCTCGGGAAACAAAATGTGGCTGATGAACAGGCAAAGGCTGCTGAGGAATTCAAGAAAACAATGTACGGGGCTGCTGGTGATGGCAGCAGCAGTGACGAGGAAGGTGTACCAAAAACTAAGAAGCTGCAAATTAGAATACGAGAAAAGCCAGCATCTACCACTGTGGACGTCAATAAGCTTAAAGAAGCTACTAGAACGTTTAAACTCGGAGATGGGCTAGGCCTACCAATGAATAGAACAAGATCAACTAGTGCTGGATCCCAAGATTTGGGTGAGATGTTAAGCCAGCCTTCTCCCTCAACAACTGCTCCGGTTTCTGCATCTGCTCCTGTTGATCCTTTCGCAATGAGCTCATGGACTCAGCCTCCTCAGCCAGTTTCCCAACCAGCTCCATCTGGTACTGGTATGGTAGCTGGACCCATACCTGAAGACTTTTTCCAAAACACAATCCCATCTGTTGAGGTTGCCAAGACATTGCTCCCTGCTGGCACTTATCTTTCGAAAATGGACCAAATCGCTCAAGCTGCAAAGAATGCTCCAAATCAAGCGAACAATACTACTCAGCCTGATATTGGTCTTCCCGGAGGTGGCGTTCCTCCGACAACTCAACAACCTGGTCCTCCGTACCAGAACGTTGGACTCCCTGACGGTGGTGTTCCTCCACAGTTTCCTGGTCAGACTCAGGGGACACCACAGCTTCCTGGGCAGACTCAGGGAGCACCACAGGTTCCAGCTTATTCGCAACCTCTTGATCTTAGCGTTCTTGGAGTTCCAAATACAGATTCTGGAAAGCCTCCTGGGCAGCCTACGTCTCCTCCTGCTTCAGTTCGTCCTGGACAG GTTCCACGTGGAGCAGCAGCTCCGATTTGTTTCAAGACTGGTCTTGCTCATCTTGAACAAAACCAGCTTCCAGATGCACTGTCTTGCTTCGACGAAGCATTCTTGGCTCTTGCTAAGGATCAATCACGTGGGGCTGATATCAAAGCTCAAGCCACAATCTGTGCTCAGTACAAGATAGCCGTTACTCTCCTCCGG GAAATCTTGAGGCTACAAAGAGTCCAAGGCGCGAGTGCATTAAGCGCAAAGGACGAAATGGCAAGACTCTCAAGGCATCTAGCTTCACTGCCACTACTTGCAAAGCACCGCATAAACTGCATACGCACTGCAATCAAACGAAACATGGAAGTTCAAAACTATGGCTACTCCAAGCAGATGTTGGAACTGCTTCTCTCAAAGGCACCAGCGAGCAAGCAAGAAGAATTGAGAGGACTAGTTGATCTCTGTGTCCAAAGAGGCACATCGAACAAATCCATCGACCCGCTTGAAGATCCTTCTCAGTTATGCTCAGCTACCCTCAGCAGGTTGTCGACCATTGGGTACGATGTTTGCGATCTCTGTGGCGCAAAGTTCGCTGCTCTTTCGTCGCCGGGTTGTATCATTTGCGGTATGGGAAGTATTAAACGTTCTGATGCACTCGCTGGACCTGCACCTGTATCCACACCGTTTGGCTAA
- the LOC108809845 gene encoding precursor of CEP9, which produces MKLFGLILRTIIISIIFDQAPITTEARKLRKTTGQDHFKAGSTDEFVPTSPGNSPGMGHKKGNANVEGLQDDFKPKEGRKVHKTIGQDHFKTGVTDDFAPTTPGNSPGIGHKKGHANVKDNFKSTQGRMLQKTKGQYHFKTGLTDDFAPTSPGHSPGMGHKKMNANVKGLKDNFAPTEEREMPKTDGQYYFKTGTTDDFAPTTPGNSPGMGHKKGDDFKPTTPGHSPGVGHAVKNDEPKI; this is translated from the coding sequence atgAAGCTATTCGGTCTCATTCTGAGAACTATTATCATCTCGATAATATTTGATCAAGCACCGATCACCACTGAAGCAAGAAAGTTGAGGAAAACAACCGGCCAAGATCATTTCAAAGCTGGATCTACAGATGAGTTTGTGCCTACTTCTCCAGGAAACAGTCCTGGCATGGGACATAAAAAAGGTAATGCAAATGTTGAAGGGCTCCAAGATGACTTCAAGCCCAAGGAAGGAAGAAAAGTTCACAAAACCATAGGTCAAGATCATTTCAAAACCGGAGTTACGGACGATTTCGCACCTACCACTCCAGGAAACAGTCCCGGGATAGGGCATAAGAAAGGACATGCAAATGTTAAAGATAACTTCAAGTCCACGCAAGGAAGAATGCTGCAGAAAACAAAAGGTCAGTATCATTTTAAAACCGGATTGACTGACGATTTTGCACCTACTTCTCCCGGACACAGTCCTGGGATGGGCCACAAGAAAATGAATGCGAATGTTAAAGGGCTCAAAGATAACTTCGCGCCCACGGAAGAAAGAGAAATGCCCAAAACGGACGGTCAATATTATTTCAAAACTGGAACTACGGACGACTTCGCACCTACTACTCCGGGGAACAGTCCAGGCATGGGTCATAAGAAAGGAGATGACTTCAAGCCTACGACACCAGGACATAGCCCCGGAGTTGGTCATGCCGTCAAGAACGATGAGCCTAAAATTTAA
- the LOC108813339 gene encoding LOW QUALITY PROTEIN: cyclin-dependent kinase inhibitor 2 (The sequence of the model RefSeq protein was modified relative to this genomic sequence to represent the inferred CDS: substituted 1 base at 1 genomic stop codon), protein MAAGEVGRRRERETAEENNETTNLKQRKLEEVETRILSPCVQETNRGGIVSDTSAVEEQCHQIPNRECDLLESASSSSVSCCSSNYRSDHDACEFDLTENVGSAAMEMEEVESCGMKKQKKRXETVKEAEVEDFFKAAEKDVRNEMLECSSKYNFDFEKDEPLDGRYKWLKFNP, encoded by the exons ATGGCGGCGGGAGAGGTAGGTAGGAGAAGAGAAAGGGAGACGGCGGAAGAGAATAATGAAACTACAAATTTGAAACAAAGGAAGCTAGAGGAGGTAGAAACTAGGATCTTATCTCCGTGTGTACAAGAAACGAATCGTGGTGGAATCGTGTCTGATACTAGCGCCGTAGAAGAACAGTGTCATCAGATTCCAAACAGAGAGTGTGATTTGTTAGAAAGCGCTTCGTCGTCGTCGGTTTCTTGCTGCTCGAGTAATTATAGATCCGACCATGACGCTTGTGAATTTGATCTGACAGAAAACGTTGGTTCTGCGGCTATGGAGATGGAAGAGGTAGAGTCTTGCGGgatgaagaagcagaagaagaggtGAGAGACGGTGAAAGAAGCCGAGGTAGAAGATTTTTTCAAGGCGGCGGAGAAAGATGTCCGAAATGAGATGTTGGAATGTTCAAgcaa GTATAATTTCGATTTCGAGAAAGATGAGCCACTCGATGGACGATACAAGTGGCTAAAATTCAATCCTTGA